TTATAGATCTCTAAACGCTCCTCGACTCCGGGTTTCGGTGGCAAGACTGCGTCATAGGAACGGTAGAAGTGTTGTTGAAATCCACCAAACAAACGGGTCATCGCCAGATCGACCTCAGCGTCAGCCCACCATGATGCTGGGTCATAAACCGTGCCTCGGCCATCCATCAATGAACTGGCGTTGCCACCCCAAAGATCTCCATGGACCAAGGTCGGAATCACCTCTCGCTGATTGAGTCGATCCGCCACACCGTTCAAGAAAGCCTCCTCCTCAGCAGGACTCATTCCCAACCGGTTGCACAGTTTCAGTTGCGGTCGAAGGCGTAGATCAGCAAAGGCGTCGCCCCAACGCATCCGCCACCCTCCCGGTTGCGCTCCTGCGCCGATGTATCCATCTCGGTGCCATCCAAAACGCTGGGGGTTCTGTTCTCGAGACGCCTGATGCAAAAGCGCTAAGCCACGTCCAAGAAATTGCTGATCACCTCCTCCCAATGGCAACCAAGGCAGGAGCAAAACTGCACCATGGGGCAACTGAACCAAGGACAAAGGCTGAGGAACAACCAGGACATCTGAATCCGAGTACTGGCCAAGAGCCGTCAGCGCATCAGCCTCCACTTCAAACAGATCGAAGGCATCAGCGGTTCCGGTTTTGGCGAACAATTGACGTCCATCGCTAAGCCTGAGCTGCCAGGCCTGATGAATACAGCCTCCTCCTACCGACGAAACATCGGTGATCTTGGTTCCTGCCAAAGGTCCATCCGCCGCGACGAGATCGAGCCGGAGACCGCTATGCATCCTCAAGCTTCCGTTGTTGTTGCCAGCATGGCCGCAATCAGTTCACGGTCTTGACGAAACACCGCGTGATTGTGATCGGTGGTGGCATCGCAGGCCTCACCGCAGCCGCCCTGTTAGCCCACGACGGGGTTGCAGTGACCTTGTTTGAGGCCCATCACCAAGCAGGAGGGTGCGCCGGCACCTTCCGCCGCGGCCCCTGGATTTTTGATGTTGGAGCCACTCAAGTGGCAGGCCTCGAACCTGGTGGCAGTCACGCAAGAGTTTTCCAGCATCTGGGATTGGCTCTGCCCAAAGCGAGCTTGCTCGATCCAGGTTGTGTCGTCGACCTTGGCGACGGTTCAGCACCCATCAGTCTTTGGCACGATCCGACGCGATGGGCAGAAGAACGGGTTCGTCAGTTCCCTGGCAGCGAGCGGTTTTGGCAACTCTGTGAGCTCTTACACAACAGCAACTGGGCATTCGCCGGGCGTGATCCAGTCGTGACACCCAGATCTTGGTGGGACCTCAGCACGCTGGTCTCAGCCTTACGACCTGAGACGTTGGCCTCAGGCCTATTTACAACGTTCTCAATCGCCAATCTCCTGCAGTTCTGTGGCTGCCAAAACGACAAGCGACTGCGACGTTTTTTAGATCTACAACTCAAGCTCTATTCCCAGGAGCCCGCAGATCGCACGGCAGCTCTCTACGGCGCCACCGTTCTGCAAATGGCTCAAGCCCCACTTGGGCTTTGGCATCTTCAGGGGTCAATGCAAGTGCTCAGTGCACAGCTCTCTCAGGCCATCGAAGCTGCTGGGGGAGAGATCCGACTCCGTCATCGCGTGCACGCTGTGCAGCCTTCAGCAGAAGGCTGGACCGTCTCAACGGCAGGGGCTAACGCGCCATCACAGGACTGGCATGCCAGCGACGTGATCTGCAGCCTGCCACCCCAATGCCTGCTGGACTTGTTACCAGCAGACGACACACCTGATCGTTACCGGCAACGGCTCACAACCCTGCCGGAACCCAGTGGAGCCCTCGTGCTGTACGGCGTCGTGCAGCGAAACGCACTGCCAATCGACTGTCCAGGCCATCTTCAACGGGGCAGCGAAAAGCCTGGTTCATTGTTTGTTTCGATTAGCCGAGAAGGCGATGGGCGCGCCCCCATCGGGCAAGCCACCTTGATCGCCAGCGTGTTCACACCGACGGCCGACTGGTGCGAGCTCGATGAACCCGACTACCAGAACCGAAAAACACAACGGCTAAAGACGATGAAGCATGAACTCAACGCGTGGCTCGGACTCAGCGATGACGATTGGCTCCATACGGAGTTGGCCACACCGCGCGGCTTCGCAGGATGGACCGGACGGCCCCGCGGAATGGTGGGTGGCCTCGGGCAGCACCCAAGCCGATTTGGACCCTTTGGCCTTGCAGGCCGCACTCCCTTGCCAGGACTGTGGTTATGCGGCGACAGTCTCTACCCCGGAGAAGGCACTGCTGGTGTGACTCTCTCCGCACTGAATGCTTGCAGGCAGCTGATGGAGCATCGGGGACTTCAGTTGAGTTTCAATCGCTGACGCCATCTGGCGTCTCCAGGAACCCCGGCCGCAAAGCCTGGGTTCTTTTCAATTCGATCTGGAGCTGAGGCCAGTTCTCCTGCAGCACAGCATCCTCAAGCTGTTCAAGACTCCATCGATACGCCGCGAGGCTCCGAAGCAACGCCCCACGATTCGTCGAAGCCATCGCCACACCGAGGTCGGGATTTCCACCACCAACCCGTGTTGTGTCGGCAAATCCACTGGACGCCAAAACAAGCGCTAAGCGTCGAATCTCTGGATCACGCTCATCTCCAACGGCCCGCAACAATGCCGCACTCACCAAAACGGGCATATGGGAGATCAGAGCCACCGCCTGGTCATGTTGTGCAGCGGCAGCCGTCAACCAATGACTCCCCAGGCTGAGGGCTAGGGACTGAACCATCGCTAACGCCGATGCATCCGTTTTTGGCTCTGGAGTGGCAATCCAAGGACGGCCTCGAAACAAACCTTTGATCCCTGCCTCGACTCCCGCCAACGCAGTTCCCGCCATTGGATGGCTGGCCACAAATCGAGGATGACGGTCTCGCCAGGCCTCCAGCACTGGCTGTTTTACCGATCCCACATCCGTAACCACCGCCTCTGCAGGCAACGCCTCAAGCAACGAGGGCTCGGGATGCAACAAAAGGGGAATCGGCAACGCCAAGATCACCAAATCACAGCCGGCCAAACAGGCGGGATCCGTACTCACATCCGACACCAAACCGCGCTCTTTCGCCCGTTCAGCCGTCACTGAACGATGGACTAATCCCTGCACATCCCAACCCTTGGCCTGCAGATCCAAGCCCAACGATCCCCCGATGAGCCCGAGTCCAACGATGCCGACGCGTTTTGTTTCCCTCGCCATCAAGCTTGTTTGCTCGTAACGCCATGTTGATCGATAGCTCGCAATGAGCCATCCAGAGCAACAACGCTGCTTATGGTTTCCCAATGCTGGAAGCCCAGGCCCACCACCGGCTTAAGACACTGCTGAGGCAGGAAGAGTCCGACTGGCCACACCACCTAACGCTGAGTCGTCTCGTGGGTCGAAGTTTGCGGCGTCGCGACACCAGCCTGTTGCAACTGCCCCCAAGCAGCGGGGAACGCTGGTGGCTGGGCGTGTTGGTGCCGTTATGTCTAAACCCAGGTGCTGCAGCCATTGTCTTAACGCCAGCCCAGCGAAAATGGCTACTACAACTCGAACTTCCCCGACTCAAAGAGCAAGGATTGCAACTGCCCTGCTGGCAAGGGCCCACACCCCCACCTGGCCATCAGCTTTGGATCCTGGATACCGATGAACTGATTGAAGTTCATCAAAACAATCTTTTGGGTGAGCGGCAGTTGCTCATTCCCGATGCAGATCAACTGAGTGATCGTTTGCGCCGAAGTCTGGCCATCCGGATTGATCACAACGATTGGGAGCGGCTACGCCAAGCCCATCCAGTGATGGACCAGGCCCTCCTTGATCTGCATGAACGACTCAGTCGACAGGTGTTCCAAGAAGCAGCGAGGGCCGACGATTGCATCCGTCTGCAAGGCGGAGCATGCCAATCACTGCGCGATCTCCTCCACCTCATCGAGCCTTGCCCAGAGCCCTGGACGGCCCTGCTCGCAACGGATCCTGTCCAGTGGGCTGAATGGGCAGAACTCGACCATCGGCTCCTGCAGTGGACTTGGCAGCTTGAACCTCTGGAGCCCCTGCAATTGCTCAGTGGTTTGCTCAAAAACCGACCAGTTCTAATGCTGAGCGAATCGGGGGAATGCTCTCGAATCGAACACGAACTCAGTCAAGCCAACGTCTCGATCACGGTGAAAGCCACGTTGCGGGAGCAGGAGCTGGAAGAACCCCTACCGCTCTATGCCCCTCGTCGGCAGCCTTTACCCAATACAGAGGTGTATGCCCAGCACCTGCTGGAACAAAGCCGCCGCTTAATCCTGGGCCGAACTGGCCTCACCATTGTTCTGGTCGATGACCAGCAATTACGACGACAACTCACCAGTGCCCTCGCAGCCGAGTTCGGGCGGCGCGTTGTTGAAGAATCCACAGCTCCAGAAAGCAATGGTGTGATCAGCGCCCATTGGGACTGGTGGCTGGAACACCACGAACAGGTTCCTGCCCCAGAACAGTTGATCGTGGCGCTCCTACCAATCGCAAGCCTTAGTTCACCTCTAACGGCCTCGCGGGTGGAACGGTTAAAGCGACGCGGCGAAGACTGGTTTCGCACATTGCTGTTGCCCGAAGCCCTCAGCCTGATACCCGGTGCTATCGCTCCACTCCGCAGAGCTGGCGGACGCCTGGCCGTTCTTGATGGTCGGCTCCGTGGTCGATCCTGGGGTGATCAGGTGCTGAAGCAACTGGAGCCATGGAGACCATTGCAACGACTACTCCCGGATTAAGGAGGCGTCTGGATTCAGCCAACCACAGCTTCCGTCCTTAACCTCCAACCATCACTAAAACCGTGAATGGGAGAAGCTCGTCGCCGCGCTGTTCAGGGGTTACCCCCACGTCAGCCCAAAAAAAACTCGAAAACCGTGGATACCTCTCCAAGGGTGGTGCCTTGGTTGCCACTCACGAAAAATCAGACTCAACAATTCGTGGCCGTTACCACCCGGGGAGCATGGTTTGGCATCGGTGCCATGGTGCTGCTTTGGATCACGGTGCGCTTTATTGGGCCAGCGGCAGGCTGGTGGACGTTGTCAGACATGCCCTGACCACCTGCTGCACCGGAGCAGCAGCAGCCCCATCAACCACGAATCAAAAGAAAACCTTTAGGGTTAGTCCACTTAAGACTCGGCCATGTTTCCTCGGCTTGCGGAGCACTACAAGTCCGTTGTGCAGGATCTAGTCATGAGTCTGCAGGCATTAACGAAAAGCCTGAAAAGCACTGGAACTAACGCCACTTGTTATTCATGTGGCGATGGCCGAGATGGCCATGGAGCCTCCTTTGTTGCAGAGATCGGAGAGGGGCACATGGTGCGCTTCCTGGTTTCCGATTTCGGCATTAGTTGGGTTGAATCCAGAAATGGCCGGGAGCTCGTCAAGCTGGAAGGAGCAGAGGCCATCCATGAGCTCCAACGAATGGCCGACCTGGTGCAAATGAGCCAAGGCGCCGTCGCAGCACCTGTGGCTCAAACGGCTTAGACGAACTTAAGCAGCAGCGTTGGCTCCTTTTGTTTCGACCGGCTTGTCCGTTGCGGCCCTTGCCGCAGCTGGTTCCAAGGATTTCACCGTATTAGCGGTGACTTCAGTGCCTTCATTGAGCTTTTGACGCACCAAGGTTTCAATCGTGGTTGCAGCTTCAGGGTTCTGCTCCATCCAAACGATGGTGTTATCGCGACCTTGACCAATGTTGTCGCCTTCATAGCTGTACCAAGCACCTTTACGAACCACCACACCTGTTTCTTCTGCAAGATCCAGCAGACAACCAACCGTGCTGATGCCACGTCCAAACAAAATGTCGAATTCGGCGATGCGGAATGGAGGCGCAACTTTATTTTTGGCCACTTTCACCTTGGCCCGAATTCCAAACTCTTCTGTGCCCTTTTTCAGCGTTTGAATTCGCCGAATATCAAGACGCACTGATGCATAGAACTTCAGGGCATTACCACCGGTCGTGGTCTCAGGATTTCCATACATCACCCCAATCTTCAAACGCAGCTGGTTCAAGAAAATCACCGTGCAACCGGACTTACCGATGTTTCCTGTGATTTTTCGCATCGCCTGACTCATCAAACGCGCCTGGGCACCAACGGAGACATCTCCCATCTCGCCCTCGATTTCTGAGCGAGGGGTTAAGGCGGCCACAGAGTCGATCACCACAATGTCGACCGCAGCAGAACGAACAAGCTGGTCAACAATCTCCAGCGCCATCTCACCGGTATCCGGCTGGGACACCAAAAGGTTCTCAACATCCACGCCCAGGGATGCCGCGTAATGGGGATCCAGTGCATGCTCAGCGTCCACAAACGCTGCAACACCGCCACGCTTTTGAACCTCGGCAATCGCATGGAGCGTCAGCGTGGTTTTACCCGAGCTTTCAGGGCCATAGATCTCGACCACCCGACCTTTGGGGTACCCACCACCGAGGGCTAAATCAAGGGTCAACGCGCCCGTAGAGATGGTTTCCACCCTCATGCGGGAGGCATCACCAAGGCGCATGATTGAGCCCTTGCCAAAATTTCGCTCGATTTGACCGAGCACCAAATTCAGCGCCTTATCGCGCTCTCCGGAGGAACGAGCATCGGAACCGGGAGCGGTGGTTTTCATGTCAGCAGGCATGGAATCAATCTGAAGCTAAGGAACGAGAGACCCAATGCCACAGAAGCGCCGAATCGTCTCAGGTAGTACAAACGTACGTTAACGACTTATTGCCAGTGCGCTAGGGGTTTCGCAAAAGCAATCAAATCAATCAGCTGGATACGAGGTGGCAATCCAATCAGGTCAGAGGGTTTCAGATAGCCCCATCGAACCAACCAGCACTGGAGTGACTCAAGCCCCGGCGTCGTGCAAACCGTTTCCAGAGTTGCGCGCCGATCTTCGATGAAGGAATGGACGCGACGCTGGGATTGCAAACGACGCAATACTTCAGGCTTCGCCCCGGCCTCTCGTCCATCAAGGCGCCAAGGCTTCAGGGTGAGACTCTCGAGCAGTTCAGCTGTAAAAGCCTCGCTCTTTGTTGTTAAAACCGCCCAATCAACTCCCTCACCATCCAGGGATTGCAGCCGCTCCACCAAGCCTGGGAAGGGGCGATGCAGCGCCAGCCATGCAGAGCGATCACTGCGGACCGCCTCCTGTCGCGTGTGGTCGAGAACAGACTGCAACTGATCAGGCTGCCAGCCTCGGAGATCCATCGCTCGGCGTTGCTGGCCGGCGTAATCGTTGATCCAGTGCTGGAGATCGAGCCCAGGGAGCTCAGCGGCAAGCAACACCATTTCCCAGCCGTGGTGGACCCAAGGGCGCAAGGCTCGAAACGCGTCAGGCACGACATCCGACGTCAGACCCGACCCATCGGCCCCAAGCGAACAACTGGCGTGCCAGGAGCTCCACCAATATTCAGCCATTCCGTCGACGATGACGCCGTCGAAATCGAAAACAAGGAGAGGACGTTCCGACATATCGGAAAAAACTGGGCCGCTAGGATTCGAACCTAGGAATGGCGAGACCAAAACCCGCTGCCTTACCGCTTGGCGACGGCCCATTGATACAGATGTGATGGCCTGCGCCTATCTCATCTGGGCCTACATAGTTACCCATACAACGTTGACCTTCGTCAATCCATCAATTCCACTTAGGGGGGAAACACCCTGAGGCGGCAATGTTCCGCCTGCCCAAAGACATCACATCGCAAGCGATACCGGTTCACCAATTCAGCCTGCATCCCTCGCACC
The DNA window shown above is from Synechococcus sp. CC9902 and carries:
- a CDS encoding DUF2839 domain-containing protein, with translation MGEARRRAVQGLPPRQPKKNSKTVDTSPRVVPWLPLTKNQTQQFVAVTTRGAWFGIGAMVLLWITVRFIGPAAGWWTLSDMP
- a CDS encoding helicase; the protein is MLEAQAHHRLKTLLRQEESDWPHHLTLSRLVGRSLRRRDTSLLQLPPSSGERWWLGVLVPLCLNPGAAAIVLTPAQRKWLLQLELPRLKEQGLQLPCWQGPTPPPGHQLWILDTDELIEVHQNNLLGERQLLIPDADQLSDRLRRSLAIRIDHNDWERLRQAHPVMDQALLDLHERLSRQVFQEAARADDCIRLQGGACQSLRDLLHLIEPCPEPWTALLATDPVQWAEWAELDHRLLQWTWQLEPLEPLQLLSGLLKNRPVLMLSESGECSRIEHELSQANVSITVKATLREQELEEPLPLYAPRRQPLPNTEVYAQHLLEQSRRLILGRTGLTIVLVDDQQLRRQLTSALAAEFGRRVVEESTAPESNGVISAHWDWWLEHHEQVPAPEQLIVALLPIASLSSPLTASRVERLKRRGEDWFRTLLLPEALSLIPGAIAPLRRAGGRLAVLDGRLRGRSWGDQVLKQLEPWRPLQRLLPD
- the recA gene encoding recombinase RecA, producing the protein MPADMKTTAPGSDARSSGERDKALNLVLGQIERNFGKGSIMRLGDASRMRVETISTGALTLDLALGGGYPKGRVVEIYGPESSGKTTLTLHAIAEVQKRGGVAAFVDAEHALDPHYAASLGVDVENLLVSQPDTGEMALEIVDQLVRSAAVDIVVIDSVAALTPRSEIEGEMGDVSVGAQARLMSQAMRKITGNIGKSGCTVIFLNQLRLKIGVMYGNPETTTGGNALKFYASVRLDIRRIQTLKKGTEEFGIRAKVKVAKNKVAPPFRIAEFDILFGRGISTVGCLLDLAEETGVVVRKGAWYSYEGDNIGQGRDNTIVWMEQNPEAATTIETLVRQKLNEGTEVTANTVKSLEPAAARAATDKPVETKGANAAA
- a CDS encoding HAD family hydrolase; the protein is MSERPLLVFDFDGVIVDGMAEYWWSSWHASCSLGADGSGLTSDVVPDAFRALRPWVHHGWEMVLLAAELPGLDLQHWINDYAGQQRRAMDLRGWQPDQLQSVLDHTRQEAVRSDRSAWLALHRPFPGLVERLQSLDGEGVDWAVLTTKSEAFTAELLESLTLKPWRLDGREAGAKPEVLRRLQSQRRVHSFIEDRRATLETVCTTPGLESLQCWLVRWGYLKPSDLIGLPPRIQLIDLIAFAKPLAHWQ
- a CDS encoding prephenate/arogenate dehydrogenase, with product MARETKRVGIVGLGLIGGSLGLDLQAKGWDVQGLVHRSVTAERAKERGLVSDVSTDPACLAGCDLVILALPIPLLLHPEPSLLEALPAEAVVTDVGSVKQPVLEAWRDRHPRFVASHPMAGTALAGVEAGIKGLFRGRPWIATPEPKTDASALAMVQSLALSLGSHWLTAAAAQHDQAVALISHMPVLVSAALLRAVGDERDPEIRRLALVLASSGFADTTRVGGGNPDLGVAMASTNRGALLRSLAAYRWSLEQLEDAVLQENWPQLQIELKRTQALRPGFLETPDGVSD
- a CDS encoding fructosamine kinase family protein; this encodes MHSGLRLDLVAADGPLAGTKITDVSSVGGGCIHQAWQLRLSDGRQLFAKTGTADAFDLFEVEADALTALGQYSDSDVLVVPQPLSLVQLPHGAVLLLPWLPLGGGDQQFLGRGLALLHQASREQNPQRFGWHRDGYIGAGAQPGGWRMRWGDAFADLRLRPQLKLCNRLGMSPAEEEAFLNGVADRLNQREVIPTLVHGDLWGGNASSLMDGRGTVYDPASWWADAEVDLAMTRLFGGFQQHFYRSYDAVLPPKPGVEERLEIYNLYHLLNHANLFGGGYINQSRACLQGLARQMMS
- a CDS encoding DUF1815 family protein yields the protein MFPRLAEHYKSVVQDLVMSLQALTKSLKSTGTNATCYSCGDGRDGHGASFVAEIGEGHMVRFLVSDFGISWVESRNGRELVKLEGAEAIHELQRMADLVQMSQGAVAAPVAQTA
- the crtD gene encoding C-3',4' desaturase CrtD; the protein is MTKHRVIVIGGGIAGLTAAALLAHDGVAVTLFEAHHQAGGCAGTFRRGPWIFDVGATQVAGLEPGGSHARVFQHLGLALPKASLLDPGCVVDLGDGSAPISLWHDPTRWAEERVRQFPGSERFWQLCELLHNSNWAFAGRDPVVTPRSWWDLSTLVSALRPETLASGLFTTFSIANLLQFCGCQNDKRLRRFLDLQLKLYSQEPADRTAALYGATVLQMAQAPLGLWHLQGSMQVLSAQLSQAIEAAGGEIRLRHRVHAVQPSAEGWTVSTAGANAPSQDWHASDVICSLPPQCLLDLLPADDTPDRYRQRLTTLPEPSGALVLYGVVQRNALPIDCPGHLQRGSEKPGSLFVSISREGDGRAPIGQATLIASVFTPTADWCELDEPDYQNRKTQRLKTMKHELNAWLGLSDDDWLHTELATPRGFAGWTGRPRGMVGGLGQHPSRFGPFGLAGRTPLPGLWLCGDSLYPGEGTAGVTLSALNACRQLMEHRGLQLSFNR